The Glycine soja cultivar W05 chromosome 3, ASM419377v2, whole genome shotgun sequence genome window below encodes:
- the LOC114407178 gene encoding ABC transporter G family member 39-like, producing the protein MASTSVRNDLVSGKRNQRSWPSSSFRAASWSASPFTKSAGRSSGEDNEEDLKWAAIERLPTLDRMRKGMMSVVLDNGKVVCCQVDVTHLKLQDKKQLLDTVLKYVDDDNDKFLRKLRDRTNRVGIKIPNIEVRYENLSVEGNVHVGTRALPTLLNVTLNTFERILELFRLAPSKKRKIHILKDVSGIVKPSRMTLLLGPPGAGKTTLLLALAGKLDPDLKVSGRITYCGHELKEFVAKKTCAYIGQHDLHYGEMTVRETLDFSGRCLGVGTRYQMLEELLRREKQAGIKPDPEIDAFMKATAIYGQKTNLQTDYVLKIIGLDICADTLVGDNMRRGISGGQRKRVTTGEMLVGPAKALFMDEISTGLDSSTTFQICKFMRQMVHIMDETMVISLLQPAPETYELFDDVILLSEGQIVYQGPREHVLEFFENMGFKCPPRKGVADFLQEVTSKKDQEQYWFRRDEPYRYISVPEFAECFQSFYIGEQLATEFKVPYDKSQTHRAALAKDKYGISNWELLKACFSREWLLMRREMFVYIYRIIQLVVLSILGFTLFLRTEMSVGTVEDGMKFFGAMFFSIMNIMFNGFSEQAMLVSRLPVFYKQRDFMFYPAWAFGLPIWVLRIPISLVESGIWVVFTYYTIGFAPSASRFFKQFLALFGVHQMAISLFRLVGAVGRTYVVANILSGLTFQIVLVLGGFIVSKNNIKPWLKWGYYVSPMMYGQNAIVINEFLDERWSKPNTDSRFDAPTVGKVLLKSRGFFTDDYWFWICIGALFGFVLLFNLLCIVALTYLNAMGDSKAFITDEDDKKNENSTFRQHVNRGGQGINMAVRNASHQERRTGMVLPFQPLSLAFNDVNYYVDMPAEMKSQGINEDRLQLLHDASGAFRPGILTALMGVSGAGKTTLMDVLAGRKTGGYIEGSISISGYPKNQATFARVSGYCEQNDIHSPYVTVYESLLFSAWLRLPSDVNAQNRKMFVEEVMELVELNQIRNALVGLPGVDGLSTEQRKRVTIAVELVANPSIIFMDEPTSGLDARAAAIVMRTVRNTVDTGRTVVCTIHQPSIDIFEAFDELLLMKRGGQVIYAGPLGHHSQKLIEYFESIAGVQKIKDGYNPATWMLEVSTPSIEAHLGIDFAEIYTNSTLYQRNQELIKELSTPPQGSSDLRFPTKYSQSFFVQCKACFWKQYWSYWRNPSYNAVRLFFTIAIGIMFGLIFWNKAKNIKKQQDLFDLLGAMYAAVMFLGTSNTMGVQPIVDIERTVLYRERAAGMYSTLTYAISQVAIEAIYSATQTTIFSVIIYSMMGFEWTARKFLSFYYFMLMCLIYYTLYGMMIVAVTPSFQIAAVCNSFFLTIWNTFCGFVIPRTQIPIWWRWYYWLAPNAWTLYGLVTSQFGDKITQVEIPGAENMGLKELLKKNFGYDYHFLPVVVVVHLGWVLLFLFVFAYSIKFLNFQKR; encoded by the exons ATGGCATCCACATCAGTGAGAAATGATTTGGTCAGCGGAAAAAGAAACCAGCGGAGCTGGCCCTCATCGAGTTTCAGAGCAGCAAGTTGGAGTGCATCTCCATTCACAAAGAGTGCTGGACGCAGCAGTGGAGAGGATAATGAGGAGGATCTCAAATGGGCTGCCATCGAGCGTTTGCCAACGCTAGATCGCATGAGAAAAGGGATGATGAGTGTAGTGCTTGACAACGGAAAGGTTGTGTGTTGCCAAGTTGATGTCACTCATCTTAAGTTGCAAGACAAGAAGCAACTATTGGATACTGTACTCAAATATGTTGACGATGATAATGATAAGTTTCTTCGTAAACTTAGAGACAGAACTAATAG GGTGGGGATTAAAATTCCAAATATTGAAGTCAGATACGAGAATTTATCGGTGGAGGGAAATGTGCATGTTGGAACTAGAGCACTTCCTACCCTGCTTAATGTTACTCTCAACACCTTTGAG AGGATTCTGGAGTTGTTTCGCCTTGcaccttccaagaagaggaaaattCATATTCTTAAAGATGTTAGTGGAATCGTCAAACCATCAAG GATGACCCTACTTCTAGGTCCTCCAGGTGCAGGGAAAACAACATTACTTTTAGCACTTGCAGGGAAGCTTGACCCAGATTTAAAG GTTTCAGGGAGAATAACTTATTGTGGCCATGAACTGAAAGAATTTGTTGCTAAAAAAACTTGTGCCTATATTGGTCAACATGACCTTCACTATGGAGAAATGACAGTGAGAGAGACATTAGATTTTTCAGGACGTTGTCTAGGTGTTGGCACAAGGTATCAAATGTTGGAAGAACTTTTACGAAGGGAGAAACAAGCAGGAATTAAACCGGATCCTGAGATTGATGCATTTATGAAGGCTACAGCCATATATGGTCAAAAAACTAATTTGCAAACAGATTATGTTCTTAAG ATAATTGGATTGGATATTTGCGCTGACACTTTGGTTGGTGATAACATGAGAAGGGGTATCTCCGGTGGACAAAGGAAGCGTGTCACAACAG GGGAGATGCTAGTAGGACCGGCAAAGGCACTATTTATGGACGAAATATCAACAGGATTGGACAGTTCCACCACTTTTCAGATATGCAAGTTCATGAGGCAAATGGTTCATATAATGGATGAAACCATGGTGATTTCTCTTCTACAACCAGCACCGGAGACATATGAACTATTTGATGATGTTATCCTTCTTTCAGAAGGTCAAATTGTATACCAAGGTCCACGAGAACATGTGCTAGAGTTCTTTGAAAACATGGGTTTCAAATGTCCTCCAAGAAAGGGAGTTGCTGACTTTTTACAAGAAGTAACATCTaagaaagatcaagaacaataTTGGTTTAGAAGAGATGAACCTTATAGATACATTTCAGTTCCTGAATTTGCAGAGTGCTTCCAATCGTTTTACATAGGAGAACAACTTGCAACAGAGTTTAAGGTTCCTTATGATAAGAGTCAAACTCATCGTGCTGCCTTAGCTAAAGACAAGTACGGTATATCAAATTGGGAACTACTGAAGGCATGTTTCTCAAGAGAATGGTTGCTTATGAGACGCGAAATGTTTGTCTACATATACAGGATAATACAGTTAGTTGTCTTATCTATTTTAGGCTTTACTTTGTTCCTTAGAACTGAAATGTCAGTGGGCACTGTTGAAGATGGGATGAAGTTCTTTGGAGCAATGTTTTTCTCTATAATGAACATAATGTTCAATGGGTTTTCAGAACAAGCCATGCTTGTTTCAAGGCTTCCTGTCTTTTACAAACAAAGGGATTTCATGTTCTACCCTGCATGGGCATTTGGGTTACCTATATGGGTTCTCAGGATCCCCATTTCCTTGGTGGAATCAGGAATATGGGTTGTTTTCACATACTACACAATTGGATTTGCTCCTTCAGCTAGCAG GTTTTTCAAACAATTCTTGGCACTGTTTGGCGTTCATCAGATGGCTATCTCTCTATTTCGGCTCGTTGGTGCAGTTGGTAGAACATATGTTGTTGCTAATATCCTGAGTGGCTTGACTTTTCAAATAGTATTGGTGCTTGGAGGATTTATTGTCTCCAAAA ATAATATCAAGCCATGGTTGAAATGGGGCTATTATGTTTCTCCTATGATGTATGGTCAGAATGCCATagtaataaatgaatttttagacGAAAGATGGAGTAAA CCAAATACAGACTCTAGATTTGATGCACCTACAGTTGGAAAAGTACTTCTGAAGTCTAGAGGCTTTTTCACTGATGATTATTGGTTTTGGATATGTATTGGAGccttgtttggttttgttcttctTTTCAATCTTCTGTGCATTGTTGCATTGACTTATTTGAATG CTATGGGTGATTCAAAAGCATTCATCACAGACGAAGACGACAAGAAGAATGAAAATTCAACCTTTAGACAACATGTCAATAGAG GAGGTCAAGGTATAAACATGGCAGTGAGAAATGCTTCACATCAAGAACGAAGAACAGGAATGGTCCTGCCGTTTCAACCTCTTTCACTCGCATTCAATGACGTGAACTACTATGTAGACATGCCTGCT GAAATGAAAAGTCAAGGAATCAATGAAGATAGACTTCAACTACTACATGATGCTAGTGGTGCTTTTAGACCAGGTATTTTGACAGCACTTATGGGTGTTAGTGGTGCTGGGAAGACTACCCTTATGGATGTATTAGCTGGAAGAAAAACAGGTGGATACATTGAAGGAAGTATTAGCATCTCAGGTTATCCAAAGAACCAAGCAACATTTGCTCGTGTCAGCGGTTATTGTGAACAAAATGACATTCATTCTCCATATGTTACTGTGTATGAGTCACTATTGTTTTCAGCATGGCTTCGCCTTCCTTCAGATGTAAATGCACAAAATCGAAAG ATGTTTGTTGAAGAAGTTATGGAGTTGGTTGAGCTTAACCAAATCAGAAATGCACTTGTGGGCCTTCCAGGAGTGGATGGTCTATCCACGGAACAGAGGAAAAGGGTTACTATTGCTGTAGAATTGGTTGCCAACCCTTCAATTATCTTCATGGATGAACCAACATCTGGCCTTGATGCTAGAGCTGCTGCTATTGTTATGCGTACTGTAAGAAACACAGTGGACACTGGGAGAACCGTTGTTTGCACAATTCATCAACCAAGCATAGACATTTTTGAAGCTTTTGATGAG ttacttttgatgaaaagAGGAGGACAAGTTATCTATGCTGGACCTCTTGGTCACCATTCACAAAAGCTCATAGAATATTTTGAA TCCATTGCAGGGGTTCAAAAAATCAAGGATGGTTATAATCCTGCCACATGGATGCTCGAGGTTAGCACTCCTTCAATTGAGGCTCATCTTGGCATAGATTTTGCGGAGATTTACACTAACTCTACTCTTTACCA AAGGAATCAAGAGCTTATCAAAGAGCTCAGTACTCCACCACAGGGTTCCAGTGACTTGCGCTTCCCAACCAAATATTCCCAATCATTCTTTGTTCAGTGCAAAGCTTGCTTCTGGAAACAATATTGGTCGTATTGGAGAAACCCTTCGTACAATGCAGTTCGATTGTTCTTCACAATAGCCATTGGGATAATGTTTGGTCTAATCTTCTGGAATAAAGCCAAAAATAT CAAAAAGCAACAAGATTTGTTTGATCTTTTAGGAGCCATGTACGCTGCAGTGATGTTCCTTGGAACCTCGAACACTATGGGAGTGCAACCAATTGTTGACATAGAAAGAACTGTATTGTATCGTGAAAGAGCTGCAGGGATGTATTCAACATTGACTTATGCAATTAGTCAG GTGGCAATAGAGGCAATTTATTCTGCCACTCAAACGACCATCTTCAGTGTCATCATCTACTCCATGATGGGGTTTGAATGGACGGccaggaaatttctttccttctaCTACTTCATGCTTATGTGTTTGATCTACTACACATTATATGGGATGATGATTGTTGCCGTCACCCCAAGTTTTCAAATTGCTGCTGTTTgcaattccttcttcttgaccaTCTGGAACACGTTCTGTGGCTTTGTCATTCCTAGGACG CAAATTCCTATATGGTGGAGATGGTACTATTGGCTAGCTCCTAATGCTTGGACACTGTATGGCCTTGTTACCTCTCAATTCGGTGATAAAATTACACAAGTGGAAATTCCAGGAGCTGAAAACATGGGGCTGAAGGAACTACTTAAGAAAAACTTCGGTTATGACTATCACTTCCTCCCagtggttgttgttgttcacTTAGGCTGGGTTCtccttttcttgtttgtttttgcctATAGCATAAAATTCCTGAACTTCCAAAAGAGATGA